A window of Gambusia affinis linkage group LG03, SWU_Gaff_1.0, whole genome shotgun sequence contains these coding sequences:
- the LOC122828148 gene encoding AP2-associated protein kinase 1-like isoform X6: MKKFFDSRRDFAGSGPGSGAGGGGTGSGGGGSFIGRVFSIGRYQVTVEEIVAEGGFAIVFLVRTHQGQRCALKRMYVNNEHDLRICKLEIQIMRDLVGNKNIVGFLDSSIAAVGAGDVWEVLILMDFCRGGQVVNLMNQRLQTGFSEAEVLRIFCDTCEAVARLHQCKTPIIHRDLKVENILLHDQGHYVLCDFGSATNHFQNPQTEGVAVIEEEIKKYTTLSYRAPEMVNLYGGKVITTKADIWALGCLLYKLCFFTLPFGESQVAICDGTFTIPDNSRYSQEMHCLIRYMLEPDPDKRPDIYQVSYFAFKLARQECPVPNLHNSPIPSKLPEPIRASEAVAKKSQTKARLTDPVPTTETSIAPRQRPKAGQPQSQPLSGILPIQPALTPRKRPNVATGTPPAFAVGINAAAAAAVQPAQQAPAVQASHQLTQTSNKQPQPPTHQQGLMKTQQASPFLIPKNNQQNLQHQHQTPSHASALLQSKAKPVSPVSALQLQQQHVVHEPAATHLAPIPESAVIAPTAAPETPGREMHKAGSLTPPSSPKMAPKSGHRRILSDVTHSTIFGVPVSKSTQLLQAAAAEASLNKSKSASTTPSGSPCSSQQNVYHPGGDAPSALAAPNAQPGWNPFGDDNFSKLTAEELLNKDFAKLSESAQPGEIDLTSSESLIPELGAFPAKAEVCVDSLIPGLEAPQPQRHSGQPDRIAASMPEVEVESNGYTMLEEGQEAEEVEENDPNNEGCEHSSDEDVEKAELKEEQEGRTVESIVAVQDCSGSRPLLMDSEDEEEHGHLVAPHSSVPLNTAPAQPPAAFRQLRSSAFAQNNSWNVAETGVTPDVFSKAPFPTSQEDSADVFANAPFPRAPFVAQHQLDVFSQAPFGKRKEVLAALPKTSYPQAAGGQTLTSDQGVLGQVAQQPFRPQALAKYSRHFEGSAAEQPVAAPGLSTPAVGPLQSWSEVNAVDPFVSAPFHLKAPQEKP; the protein is encoded by the exons atgaagaaattttTTGACTCTCGTCGGGACTTTGCGGGCTCTGGGCCTGGTTCGGGAGCTGGTGGAGGAGGCACTGGTTCTGGCGGCGGCGGGAGCTTTATTGGACGGGTCTTCAGCATCGGAAGATATCAAGTGACTGTCGAGGAAATTGTTGCTGAAG GAGGTTTTGCGATTGTGTTTTTGGTGCGAACTCACCAAGGGCAACGTTGTGCTCTGAAAAGAATGTATGTCAACAATGAACATGATCTCAGGATCTGCAAACTTGAGATACAAATTATG agAGACTTGGTAGGCAACAAAAACATAGTTGGTTTCCTGGACTCCAGTATAGCAGCTGTGGGAGCTGGAGACGTGTGGGAAGTCTTGATCCTAATGGACTTCTGCCGAG GTGGGCAGGTGGTTAACCTGATGAACCAACGATTACAGACCGGCTTCAGTGAAGCTGAGGTGTTGAGGATCTTTTGTGACACATGTGAGGCCGTCGCTCGGCTTCATCAGTGCAAAACTCCCATCATCCATCGAGACCTCAAG GTGGAAAATATTCTCCTGCATGATCAGGGGCACTATGTGCTCTGTGATTTTGGAAGTGCCACAAATCATTTCCAAAACCCACAGACTGAAGGGGTTGCAGTCATagaagaggaaattaaaaa ATACACCACCCTGTCATACCGTGCTCCAGAGATGGTCAACCTTTATGGTGGaaaagtcatcacaacaaaaGCAGATATTTGG GCTTTGGGTTGTCTGCTCTATAAGCTCTGCTTCTTTACGCTTCCTTTTGGTGAGAGCCAAGTGGCTATCTGTGATGGTACCTTCACTATCCCAGACAATTCTCGTTACTCCCAGGAAATGCATTGTCTCATCA GATACATGCTGGAACCCGATCCTGACAAGAGACCAGATATTTACCAAGTGTCCTACTTTGCCTTCAAACTGGCCCGGCAGGAGTGTCCTGTCCCAAATCTGCAC AATTCCCCAATTCCTTCAAAACTTCCTGAGCCTATCCGAGCCAGTGAAGCAGTGGCCAAAAAGAGTCAAACCAAAGCCAG gcTAACCGACCCAGTTCCAACTACAGAAACCTCTATTGCACCTCGACAGCGACCCAAAGCTGGCCAGCCACAGTCGCAGCCTTTATCAGGCATTCTTCCCATCCAACCAGCTCTCACCCCACGCAAGAGGCCTAATGTGGCGACAGGAACACCGCCTGCTTTTG CGGTAGGAATCAATGCTGCAGCCGCAGCTGCTGTTCAACCTGCACAGCAAGCTCCAGCTGTACAGGCTTCTCATCAACTAACGCAGACGAGCAACAAGCAGCCACAGCCTCCAACACATCAGCAGGGCCTCATGAAGACACAGCAGGCCTCTCCCTTCCTAATCCCTAAAAATAATCAGCAG AACCTGCAGCACCAACACCAAACACCCTCCCATGCATCTGCTCTGCTGCAGTCCAAAGCTAAACCCGTTTCCCCAGTTTCCGCTCTGCAacttcagcagcagcatgtaGTCCACGAACCAGCCGCAACTCATCTTGCTCCCATTCCTGAGTCTGCAGTCATTGCTCCTACAGCTGCCCCAGAG ACTCCAGGCAGAGAGATGCACAAAGCTGGCTCTTTGACACCTCCTTCATCACCAAAGATGGCCCCAAAAAGCGGCCACAGACGAATCCTGAGCGATGTCACCCACAGTACCATCTTTGGAGTCCCAGTCAGCAAATCCACCCAGCTGCTCCAGGCAGCCGCAGCTGAGGCCAGCCTCAACAAGTCCAA ATCAGCCAGCACTACTCCTTCTGGCTCCCCCTGTTCGTCCCAGCAGAATGTGTATCATCCAGGTGGTGACGCTCCATCAGCGCTCGCTGCACCAAATGCTCAGCCTGGCTGGAACCCCTTTGGAGATGATAACTTCTCCAAGCTAACTGCAGAGGAACTGCTCAACAAAGACTTTGCAAAGCTATCTGAGT CTGCTCAGCCTGGTGAAATAGACCTCACCTCCAGTGAAAGTCTCATTCCAGAGCTCGGGGCTTTTCCAG CAAAGGCTGAGGTGTGTGTGGATTCCTTGATTCCTGGTTTGGAAGCTCCTCAGCCTCAGCGCCATTCAGGTCAGCCAGATCGTATTGCTGCCAGCATGCCAG AGGTTGAAGTGGAGAGTAATGGCTACACTATGCTAGAAGAGGGACAGGAGGCTGAAGAGGTTGAAGAAAATGATCCAAATAATGAGGGCTGTGAGCACTCCAGTGATGAAGATGTGGAGAAGGCTGAACttaaagaggagcaggagggaAGAACAGTCGAGAGTATTGTTGCTGTTCAAGACTGCAGTGGCTCTAGACCTCTACTGATGGACtctgaagatgaagaagagCATGGACATCTGGTAGCTCCCCATTCATCCGTGCCCCTCAACACAGCACCAGCACAACCACCTGCCGCCTTCCGTCAATTGAGGTCAAGCGCCTTTGCTCAGAATAATTCCTGGAATGTAGCAGAGACAGGTGTCACTCCAGATGTCTTCTCCAAAGCCCCCTTCCCAACTTCGCAAGAGGACTCCGCTGATGTTTTTGCCAATGCTCCATTTCCACGTGCCCCTTTTGTAGCTCAGCATCAGCTCGATGTGTTCTCTCAGGCTCCCTTTGGGAAAAGAAAGGAGGTCTTGGCTGCGCTCCCGAAGACCTCATACCCCCAAGCAGCTGGGGGTCAGACTTTAACCTCTGATCAAGGAGTGCTGGGACAGGTAGCTCAGCAACCGTTCCGCCCTCAAGCTCTGGCCAAATATTCCCGACACTTCGAAGGATCCGCAGCTGAGCAGCCGGTAGCAGCTCCTGGTTTGAGCACGCCAGCTGTCGGACCGCTACAGTCATGGTCAGAAGTTAATGCTGTAGACCCGTTCGTATCTGCACCCTTTCACCTCAAAGCACCGCAAGAAAAGCCCTGA
- the LOC122828148 gene encoding AP2-associated protein kinase 1-like isoform X3 has protein sequence MKKFFDSRRDFAGSGPGSGAGGGGTGSGGGGSFIGRVFSIGRYQVTVEEIVAEGGFAIVFLVRTHQGQRCALKRMYVNNEHDLRICKLEIQIMRDLVGNKNIVGFLDSSIAAVGAGDVWEVLILMDFCRGGQVVNLMNQRLQTGFSEAEVLRIFCDTCEAVARLHQCKTPIIHRDLKVENILLHDQGHYVLCDFGSATNHFQNPQTEGVAVIEEEIKKYTTLSYRAPEMVNLYGGKVITTKADIWALGCLLYKLCFFTLPFGESQVAICDGTFTIPDNSRYSQEMHCLIRYMLEPDPDKRPDIYQVSYFAFKLARQECPVPNLHNSPIPSKLPEPIRASEAVAKKSQTKARLTDPVPTTETSIAPRQRPKAGQPQSQPLSGILPIQPALTPRKRPNVATGTPPAFAVGINAAAAAAVQPAQQAPAVQASHQLTQTSNKQPQPPTHQQGLMKTQQASPFLIPKNNQQNLQHQHQTPSHASALLQSKAKPVSPVSALQLQQQHVVHEPAATHLAPIPESAVIAPTAAPETPGREMHKAGSLTPPSSPKMAPKSGHRRILSDVTHSTIFGVPVSKSTQLLQAAAAEASLNKSKSASTTPSGSPCSSQQNVYHPGGDAPSALAAPNAQPGWNPFGDDNFSKLTAEELLNKDFAKLSESAQPGEIDLTSSESLIPELGAFPAKAEVCVDSLIPGLEAPQPQRHSGQPDRIAASMPDSFTGEASLLGCDLLTHSSAGSHPVSALSSSFSSGPPGCGSGSCLEDLQPSQAAEVEVESNGYTMLEEGQEAEEVEENDPNNEGCEHSSDEDVEKAELKEEQEGRTVESIVAVQDCSGSRPLLMDSEDEEEHGHLVAPHSSVPLNTAPAQPPAAFRQLRSSAFAQNNSWNVAETGVTPDVFSKAPFPTSQEDSADVFANAPFPRAPFVAQHQLDVFSQAPFGKRKEVLAALPKTSYPQAAGGQTLTSDQGVLGQVAQQPFRPQALAKYSRHFEGSAAEQPVAAPGLSTPAVGPLQSWSEVNAVDPFVSAPFHLKAPQEKP, from the exons atgaagaaattttTTGACTCTCGTCGGGACTTTGCGGGCTCTGGGCCTGGTTCGGGAGCTGGTGGAGGAGGCACTGGTTCTGGCGGCGGCGGGAGCTTTATTGGACGGGTCTTCAGCATCGGAAGATATCAAGTGACTGTCGAGGAAATTGTTGCTGAAG GAGGTTTTGCGATTGTGTTTTTGGTGCGAACTCACCAAGGGCAACGTTGTGCTCTGAAAAGAATGTATGTCAACAATGAACATGATCTCAGGATCTGCAAACTTGAGATACAAATTATG agAGACTTGGTAGGCAACAAAAACATAGTTGGTTTCCTGGACTCCAGTATAGCAGCTGTGGGAGCTGGAGACGTGTGGGAAGTCTTGATCCTAATGGACTTCTGCCGAG GTGGGCAGGTGGTTAACCTGATGAACCAACGATTACAGACCGGCTTCAGTGAAGCTGAGGTGTTGAGGATCTTTTGTGACACATGTGAGGCCGTCGCTCGGCTTCATCAGTGCAAAACTCCCATCATCCATCGAGACCTCAAG GTGGAAAATATTCTCCTGCATGATCAGGGGCACTATGTGCTCTGTGATTTTGGAAGTGCCACAAATCATTTCCAAAACCCACAGACTGAAGGGGTTGCAGTCATagaagaggaaattaaaaa ATACACCACCCTGTCATACCGTGCTCCAGAGATGGTCAACCTTTATGGTGGaaaagtcatcacaacaaaaGCAGATATTTGG GCTTTGGGTTGTCTGCTCTATAAGCTCTGCTTCTTTACGCTTCCTTTTGGTGAGAGCCAAGTGGCTATCTGTGATGGTACCTTCACTATCCCAGACAATTCTCGTTACTCCCAGGAAATGCATTGTCTCATCA GATACATGCTGGAACCCGATCCTGACAAGAGACCAGATATTTACCAAGTGTCCTACTTTGCCTTCAAACTGGCCCGGCAGGAGTGTCCTGTCCCAAATCTGCAC AATTCCCCAATTCCTTCAAAACTTCCTGAGCCTATCCGAGCCAGTGAAGCAGTGGCCAAAAAGAGTCAAACCAAAGCCAG gcTAACCGACCCAGTTCCAACTACAGAAACCTCTATTGCACCTCGACAGCGACCCAAAGCTGGCCAGCCACAGTCGCAGCCTTTATCAGGCATTCTTCCCATCCAACCAGCTCTCACCCCACGCAAGAGGCCTAATGTGGCGACAGGAACACCGCCTGCTTTTG CGGTAGGAATCAATGCTGCAGCCGCAGCTGCTGTTCAACCTGCACAGCAAGCTCCAGCTGTACAGGCTTCTCATCAACTAACGCAGACGAGCAACAAGCAGCCACAGCCTCCAACACATCAGCAGGGCCTCATGAAGACACAGCAGGCCTCTCCCTTCCTAATCCCTAAAAATAATCAGCAG AACCTGCAGCACCAACACCAAACACCCTCCCATGCATCTGCTCTGCTGCAGTCCAAAGCTAAACCCGTTTCCCCAGTTTCCGCTCTGCAacttcagcagcagcatgtaGTCCACGAACCAGCCGCAACTCATCTTGCTCCCATTCCTGAGTCTGCAGTCATTGCTCCTACAGCTGCCCCAGAG ACTCCAGGCAGAGAGATGCACAAAGCTGGCTCTTTGACACCTCCTTCATCACCAAAGATGGCCCCAAAAAGCGGCCACAGACGAATCCTGAGCGATGTCACCCACAGTACCATCTTTGGAGTCCCAGTCAGCAAATCCACCCAGCTGCTCCAGGCAGCCGCAGCTGAGGCCAGCCTCAACAAGTCCAA ATCAGCCAGCACTACTCCTTCTGGCTCCCCCTGTTCGTCCCAGCAGAATGTGTATCATCCAGGTGGTGACGCTCCATCAGCGCTCGCTGCACCAAATGCTCAGCCTGGCTGGAACCCCTTTGGAGATGATAACTTCTCCAAGCTAACTGCAGAGGAACTGCTCAACAAAGACTTTGCAAAGCTATCTGAGT CTGCTCAGCCTGGTGAAATAGACCTCACCTCCAGTGAAAGTCTCATTCCAGAGCTCGGGGCTTTTCCAG CAAAGGCTGAGGTGTGTGTGGATTCCTTGATTCCTGGTTTGGAAGCTCCTCAGCCTCAGCGCCATTCAGGTCAGCCAGATCGTATTGCTGCCAGCATGCCAG ATTCTTTCACTGGGGAGGCATCTCTGCTGGGCTGTGATTTGCTAACTCATTCTTCTGCTGGAAGCCACCCTGTTTCAGCactctcttcctccttctcctctggCCCTCCTGGCTGTGGCTCCGGATCCTGTCTGGAGGATCTGCAACCCAGTCAGGCTGCTG AGGTTGAAGTGGAGAGTAATGGCTACACTATGCTAGAAGAGGGACAGGAGGCTGAAGAGGTTGAAGAAAATGATCCAAATAATGAGGGCTGTGAGCACTCCAGTGATGAAGATGTGGAGAAGGCTGAACttaaagaggagcaggagggaAGAACAGTCGAGAGTATTGTTGCTGTTCAAGACTGCAGTGGCTCTAGACCTCTACTGATGGACtctgaagatgaagaagagCATGGACATCTGGTAGCTCCCCATTCATCCGTGCCCCTCAACACAGCACCAGCACAACCACCTGCCGCCTTCCGTCAATTGAGGTCAAGCGCCTTTGCTCAGAATAATTCCTGGAATGTAGCAGAGACAGGTGTCACTCCAGATGTCTTCTCCAAAGCCCCCTTCCCAACTTCGCAAGAGGACTCCGCTGATGTTTTTGCCAATGCTCCATTTCCACGTGCCCCTTTTGTAGCTCAGCATCAGCTCGATGTGTTCTCTCAGGCTCCCTTTGGGAAAAGAAAGGAGGTCTTGGCTGCGCTCCCGAAGACCTCATACCCCCAAGCAGCTGGGGGTCAGACTTTAACCTCTGATCAAGGAGTGCTGGGACAGGTAGCTCAGCAACCGTTCCGCCCTCAAGCTCTGGCCAAATATTCCCGACACTTCGAAGGATCCGCAGCTGAGCAGCCGGTAGCAGCTCCTGGTTTGAGCACGCCAGCTGTCGGACCGCTACAGTCATGGTCAGAAGTTAATGCTGTAGACCCGTTCGTATCTGCACCCTTTCACCTCAAAGCACCGCAAGAAAAGCCCTGA
- the LOC122828148 gene encoding AP2-associated protein kinase 1-like isoform X8, producing MKKFFDSRRDFAGSGPGSGAGGGGTGSGGGGSFIGRVFSIGRYQVTVEEIVAEGGFAIVFLVRTHQGQRCALKRMYVNNEHDLRICKLEIQIMRDLVGNKNIVGFLDSSIAAVGAGDVWEVLILMDFCRGGQVVNLMNQRLQTGFSEAEVLRIFCDTCEAVARLHQCKTPIIHRDLKVENILLHDQGHYVLCDFGSATNHFQNPQTEGVAVIEEEIKKYTTLSYRAPEMVNLYGGKVITTKADIWALGCLLYKLCFFTLPFGESQVAICDGTFTIPDNSRYSQEMHCLIRYMLEPDPDKRPDIYQVSYFAFKLARQECPVPNLHNSPIPSKLPEPIRASEAVAKKSQTKARLTDPVPTTETSIAPRQRPKAGQPQSQPLSGILPIQPALTPRKRPNVATGTPPAFAVGINAAAAAAVQPAQQAPAVQASHQLTQTSNKQPQPPTHQQGLMKTQQASPFLIPKNNQQNLQHQHQTPSHASALLQSKAKPVSPVSALQLQQQHVVHEPAATHLAPIPESAVIAPTAAPETPGREMHKAGSLTPPSSPKMAPKSGHRRILSDVTHSTIFGVPVSKSTQLLQAAAAEASLNKSKSASTTPSGSPCSSQQNVYHPGGDAPSALAAPNAQPGWNPFGDDNFSKLTAEELLNKDFAKLSESAQPGEIDLTSSESLIPELGAFPEVEVESNGYTMLEEGQEAEEVEENDPNNEGCEHSSDEDVEKAELKEEQEGRTVESIVAVQDCSGSRPLLMDSEDEEEHGHLVAPHSSVPLNTAPAQPPAAFRQLRSSAFAQNNSWNVAETGVTPDVFSKAPFPTSQEDSADVFANAPFPRAPFVAQHQLDVFSQAPFGKRKEVLAALPKTSYPQAAGGQTLTSDQGVLGQVAQQPFRPQALAKYSRHFEGSAAEQPVAAPGLSTPAVGPLQSWSEVNAVDPFVSAPFHLKAPQEKP from the exons atgaagaaattttTTGACTCTCGTCGGGACTTTGCGGGCTCTGGGCCTGGTTCGGGAGCTGGTGGAGGAGGCACTGGTTCTGGCGGCGGCGGGAGCTTTATTGGACGGGTCTTCAGCATCGGAAGATATCAAGTGACTGTCGAGGAAATTGTTGCTGAAG GAGGTTTTGCGATTGTGTTTTTGGTGCGAACTCACCAAGGGCAACGTTGTGCTCTGAAAAGAATGTATGTCAACAATGAACATGATCTCAGGATCTGCAAACTTGAGATACAAATTATG agAGACTTGGTAGGCAACAAAAACATAGTTGGTTTCCTGGACTCCAGTATAGCAGCTGTGGGAGCTGGAGACGTGTGGGAAGTCTTGATCCTAATGGACTTCTGCCGAG GTGGGCAGGTGGTTAACCTGATGAACCAACGATTACAGACCGGCTTCAGTGAAGCTGAGGTGTTGAGGATCTTTTGTGACACATGTGAGGCCGTCGCTCGGCTTCATCAGTGCAAAACTCCCATCATCCATCGAGACCTCAAG GTGGAAAATATTCTCCTGCATGATCAGGGGCACTATGTGCTCTGTGATTTTGGAAGTGCCACAAATCATTTCCAAAACCCACAGACTGAAGGGGTTGCAGTCATagaagaggaaattaaaaa ATACACCACCCTGTCATACCGTGCTCCAGAGATGGTCAACCTTTATGGTGGaaaagtcatcacaacaaaaGCAGATATTTGG GCTTTGGGTTGTCTGCTCTATAAGCTCTGCTTCTTTACGCTTCCTTTTGGTGAGAGCCAAGTGGCTATCTGTGATGGTACCTTCACTATCCCAGACAATTCTCGTTACTCCCAGGAAATGCATTGTCTCATCA GATACATGCTGGAACCCGATCCTGACAAGAGACCAGATATTTACCAAGTGTCCTACTTTGCCTTCAAACTGGCCCGGCAGGAGTGTCCTGTCCCAAATCTGCAC AATTCCCCAATTCCTTCAAAACTTCCTGAGCCTATCCGAGCCAGTGAAGCAGTGGCCAAAAAGAGTCAAACCAAAGCCAG gcTAACCGACCCAGTTCCAACTACAGAAACCTCTATTGCACCTCGACAGCGACCCAAAGCTGGCCAGCCACAGTCGCAGCCTTTATCAGGCATTCTTCCCATCCAACCAGCTCTCACCCCACGCAAGAGGCCTAATGTGGCGACAGGAACACCGCCTGCTTTTG CGGTAGGAATCAATGCTGCAGCCGCAGCTGCTGTTCAACCTGCACAGCAAGCTCCAGCTGTACAGGCTTCTCATCAACTAACGCAGACGAGCAACAAGCAGCCACAGCCTCCAACACATCAGCAGGGCCTCATGAAGACACAGCAGGCCTCTCCCTTCCTAATCCCTAAAAATAATCAGCAG AACCTGCAGCACCAACACCAAACACCCTCCCATGCATCTGCTCTGCTGCAGTCCAAAGCTAAACCCGTTTCCCCAGTTTCCGCTCTGCAacttcagcagcagcatgtaGTCCACGAACCAGCCGCAACTCATCTTGCTCCCATTCCTGAGTCTGCAGTCATTGCTCCTACAGCTGCCCCAGAG ACTCCAGGCAGAGAGATGCACAAAGCTGGCTCTTTGACACCTCCTTCATCACCAAAGATGGCCCCAAAAAGCGGCCACAGACGAATCCTGAGCGATGTCACCCACAGTACCATCTTTGGAGTCCCAGTCAGCAAATCCACCCAGCTGCTCCAGGCAGCCGCAGCTGAGGCCAGCCTCAACAAGTCCAA ATCAGCCAGCACTACTCCTTCTGGCTCCCCCTGTTCGTCCCAGCAGAATGTGTATCATCCAGGTGGTGACGCTCCATCAGCGCTCGCTGCACCAAATGCTCAGCCTGGCTGGAACCCCTTTGGAGATGATAACTTCTCCAAGCTAACTGCAGAGGAACTGCTCAACAAAGACTTTGCAAAGCTATCTGAGT CTGCTCAGCCTGGTGAAATAGACCTCACCTCCAGTGAAAGTCTCATTCCAGAGCTCGGGGCTTTTCCAG AGGTTGAAGTGGAGAGTAATGGCTACACTATGCTAGAAGAGGGACAGGAGGCTGAAGAGGTTGAAGAAAATGATCCAAATAATGAGGGCTGTGAGCACTCCAGTGATGAAGATGTGGAGAAGGCTGAACttaaagaggagcaggagggaAGAACAGTCGAGAGTATTGTTGCTGTTCAAGACTGCAGTGGCTCTAGACCTCTACTGATGGACtctgaagatgaagaagagCATGGACATCTGGTAGCTCCCCATTCATCCGTGCCCCTCAACACAGCACCAGCACAACCACCTGCCGCCTTCCGTCAATTGAGGTCAAGCGCCTTTGCTCAGAATAATTCCTGGAATGTAGCAGAGACAGGTGTCACTCCAGATGTCTTCTCCAAAGCCCCCTTCCCAACTTCGCAAGAGGACTCCGCTGATGTTTTTGCCAATGCTCCATTTCCACGTGCCCCTTTTGTAGCTCAGCATCAGCTCGATGTGTTCTCTCAGGCTCCCTTTGGGAAAAGAAAGGAGGTCTTGGCTGCGCTCCCGAAGACCTCATACCCCCAAGCAGCTGGGGGTCAGACTTTAACCTCTGATCAAGGAGTGCTGGGACAGGTAGCTCAGCAACCGTTCCGCCCTCAAGCTCTGGCCAAATATTCCCGACACTTCGAAGGATCCGCAGCTGAGCAGCCGGTAGCAGCTCCTGGTTTGAGCACGCCAGCTGTCGGACCGCTACAGTCATGGTCAGAAGTTAATGCTGTAGACCCGTTCGTATCTGCACCCTTTCACCTCAAAGCACCGCAAGAAAAGCCCTGA